The sequence below is a genomic window from Halosolutus gelatinilyticus.
TCAAAATGGCCGTTCGACGCTTGAATGCTTGTAAGACGAAAAATTTCGAGTGTGAGTAAAACAACGAATACGCCTGCTAGTAATACCATCGTCGTCAGTAGTCCGAGGTGGGTACTGGTTACTGCGAGAATTAGTACGATACCAACACCAACGAACCTTGTTGCAATCGTTGACCGGGGAAGGGCATGGAGGCCCGCCCACTGAATAATCGTTACTGTGGCGAGAAATCCAGCGATACTCCCGAAGAGAATAAGTCGGCTAGCACCCTCAAATTCGTGACCCTCTGCACCTGCAATGATAGTGGTCTCGATACCGATTCCGAACGCAGTGATACAGGCAAATACGGGAAGGTGCCCGTAGCCATAGAGGCTCCATCGTATGACCCCGAACCAATCGCTTCGAACGAATCGATTGACGATATCGTTATCGGAATATGCGAAGTAGAGCCACCAAAAACTAACTGCGATCAAAAATCCCGCGATACCGATTATTGCGGGTACGGTCTGCCAATTCGTATCGGCCGTCCCTGACGCTACGCCAAGGATTGCTTCGCCTAAGACGACGATGGTAAACAGACCGAATCGCTCGTCCATATGAGAACGTTGAGCAGGCACATCCTCGAGTATCATGTAGACGATCGACGTCCAGGAAATTTCGATGACGAGTCCGGCCGCCCAAAGTCCGTACGTTAGTGGAGGTGGAATCGCCAAGGATACGGCCCAAAACATAATCCCGATCATGTAACCGATCGACAGTATCGTCGCGAGCTCACGCGCTTCGGGTACTATTCGACTGACGATCAAATAGAGCCCTGTATTCAGTAGCCGGAGTAGGATATAGAAGATAGCGAACGCTGTTGCGCCGCCATGAAGGGCATCAGAGAACGTGAACGACCAGACAATCACACCGAGCATTACAGTGATCGAGGCAAGCGGATAAATCACGTCGTTCTGGTCAAAAACATCGCCATAGTAACTGTGTGCTCCCCATACCCACCAAACAGGGATGAACAGTACTACGAATTCGACGATCCCATTGGCCGTCAAGGAGTCTGCAAGAATACGACCAAGTTCGGCAACGGCAACGACGAACACCAGATCGAAGAACAGCTCCAACCACGTCGCGTGGCGGTCCGGAATTGGGGTCCGATCGTGAAGTGCGGGAGCAGATACCAGTTGGAGCCAGTTTTTACTCATTCTGTATTCTAGCCCGTCATTCGTAATGTGCCTCTCTCTAGAATCAATAGAGATTTTTGTTCCGGTTTGCGTTCATTCAGTGAGTGCCTTGGCAAGATATCCGTCGATGGATTACACATTGTGGACCACCAATCAGCACTCTGGGGGAACTTATTATTCTCTGAGGATTTCAACAAGGCCGATCGATTCAACGGAACGGGGAGCGGTCATCCGACGATTCTGGTCCCGCAACGCGTTCAGATCCCCGCGTTGTGCAGTCGTGTCTGAAAGACCGCTGCCCCGTAAACGCCATCGCGGCATCCACCTTTTTCCGTTCGGGTTCACTCACTACCCGCGGGTCGCTCCGTTCCCCGCTCATTTTCCGCGGCGCGTGGCGCCGCGCGCCGTTCGCTCACCACTCACGAAAAAATCTGGACCAAAAAAGACCGTTCGCTCGTTTCACTCGCTCACGGTCGTTAGTCGTGACGGAAAGACCGCTGCCCCGTAAACGCCATCGCGATGCCGTGTTCGTTCGCGGCCGCGATCACGTCGTCGTCGTTGACCGAGCCACCGGGCTGGACGACCGCCTCGATACCCGCCTTCGCGGCCTCCTCGATGCCGTCGGGGAACGGGAAGAAGGCGTCGGAGGCCATGACGGCGCCGTCGGCGTCCTTGCCCTCGGCGTGCTCGTCGGCTTTCATCGCCGCGAGTCGGACCGCGTCCACGCGGGACACCTGTCCCATGCCGATGCCGACCGTTTCGGTGCCCGTCGCGAAGAGAATGCCGTTCGACTTGACGTGCTTGAGCGTCCGCCACGCGAACACCATCGACTCGAGTTCTTCGCCGGTGGGTTCGCGCTCCGTGACGACCTCGAGGTCGTCGACGTCGATCGACTGCAGGTCGCGCTCCTGGACGAGTCGGCCGCCGACGATCGGCTTCTCGGTGAAGCGATCGGTTCGCTCTCCCAGTTCGCCCACGTCGAGCACGCGCAGATTCTTCTTCTCGCGGAGGACGTCGAGGGCGTCGTCGGTGTAACCGGGGGCGACGACGACCTCTTTGAACGAGTCGACGATCAGTTCCGCGGTCGCGGCGTCGCACTCCCGGTTGACGGCGACGATCCCGCCGAACGCGCTCATCGGATCGGTCGAAAGCGCCTTCTCGTAGGCCTCGGCGATCGAGTCCGCCGTCGCACAGCCCGCGGGGTTGGTGTGCTTGATGACCGCCGCGGCGGGCTCGTCGAACTCCGTGATCAGGTTCAGCGCGCCGTCGGCGTCGTTGTAGTTGTTGTACGACAGCGCCTTCGCGCCCTCGTTCAACTGGTCGGCGTGGACGACGCTGGCCTCGTCGCAGGTGTAGTCGGCGTAGACCGCGGCGTCCTGGTGGGGGTTCTCCCCGTAGCGGAGGGTGTCGATCCGATCGCTCGAGACGAGTCGGCGGGCCGGAAGGCCGCCTCGCGGCTTCGCCGCTCGACCATCCGAGGCGCGTGGCGCCTCGCTGTCGTCGTGGTCGTCATCCTCGGTACTCGCGACGTCCGCGTCGACGGTCACCTCGCCCGCCTCGCGATCGACGCCGACGGCGCCCTCGGCGAACCACTTTACCGCTCGTGGATACGCGCGGAACTCGCCCTCGTAGAGGACGCGCTCTTTGAGCGCCTCCGCGTCGTCACCCTCGTAGACCGGGATCGGTTCCTGGGTGACGATCGGGCCGACGTCGACTTCCGACTCGACGACCTCGCCCTCCTCGTCGGTCGCGTCGGTGACGACGTGGACCGTACAGCCCGTGACCGAGACGCCCGCCGCGAGGGCGTCGCCCCAGGCGTCCATGCCGGGGAACGACGGCAGCAGCGACGGGTGGACGTTCAGCGTCGTCGGCTGGACGTCGAGGAACGCGTCCGAGAGGATGCGCATGTAGCCGTCCAGACAGACCAGGTCGTACGCGTAGTCATCGAGCGCCGCGTTGACGGCCTCCTCGTGCTCGCGGCGGCTCATGTCCTCCCCCAGCGGGACGACCTCGGTGGGAATACCTCGCTCGGCGGCGGCCTCCAGCACCGGCGCGTCCCCGCTGTTCGTCAGCACGACGGCGAGTTCCGCCCCGCCCGGCGCTCGATCGGCGATGTTCAACAGGTTGCGCCCTCGGTTGCCGGCCATCCCGGCGATTCGCGTCATGCGCGGATAGCCGCCCGCAAAGGGGAAAGTGGTTGCGGTCTCGACCGCCGATATATACACGTACGTGTATCAATTTGGCGATATTCTCGACCACGACCGTAGAAATATGCACGCTCGTGGCTCGGTCTTTCGATAACCCTTTTGCGCCCCGCTGGAAAGAGTCGCACAATGACCGAAACTGACGCCCTGTACGCCGTCTCGCCGCTAGACGGCCGCTACGCCGGCCGGACCGCGCCGCTGTCGCCGTACGCGAGCGAGGCTGCACTCATGCGCGCCCGCGTCCGCGTCGAAGTCGAGTACCTGATCGCCCTCGCGGATCTCGACGCGACGCCGCTTGCGATCGATATCGACGAACGCGAAGCCTTGCGCGGGTTGTACAAGCACTTCGCCGAGGAGGATGCCCGGCTGATAAAGAAACTGGAGACGGAGGGTCACGCCGGCTTCGACGCGACGAACCACGATGTCAAGGCCGTCGAGTACTTCGTCCGCCACCGGCTTTCCGAGGACAGTGACGCCTCGGCGTGGATCCACTTCGGACTGACCAGCGAGGACGTGAACAACCTCGCCCACCGGCTGCTCGTCCGCGACGCCGTAGACGAGGTACTCCTCCCGAAACTGTACGAGGTGCGGAAGTCCCTCGCCGACATGGCCCGCGACCACCGCGATCTCCCGATGCTCGCGCGAACGCACGGCCAACCCGCCACGCCGACGACGTTCGGCAAGGAGATGGCCGTCTACGCCGCGCGCCTCGGTCGCGCGACCGGACGCATTCGGCGGGCGACGGACGGTCTCCGCGGCAAACTCGGCGGTGCCTCCGGGACCTACGCCGCCCACGTCGCGGCCTACCCGGACGTCGACTGGCGGGCCTTCGCCGAGGACTTCGTCACCGGATTGGGCCTCGCGTTCGAGCCGCTCACGACGCAGGTCAACCCCTGCGACGACCTCGCGGCCCTGTTCGACGCGTTCCGCGGAGCCAACGACGTCCTGCTCGACCTCGACCTCGACGTGTGGCTCTACGTCTCCGATCGCTACCTCGGCCAGGAGGCCGTCGAGGGCGAAACGGGCTCGTCGACGATGCCCCACAAGGTCAACCCGATCGACTTCGAGAACAGCGAGGGGAACCTCTCGAAGGCCAACTCCGATCTGACCTTCCTCGCCGACTACGTCACGACCTCGCGGCTCCAGCGCGACCTCTCGGATTCGACCGTCAAGCGCAACATCGGCGCGGCGTTCGCCCACTGCTTGATCGGCTACGGGAAGACCGCCACCGGCCTCGAGAAGGTCGTCCCGACCGAGGCGGTCATGCGCGAGGAACTCGAAAACACGCCCGAGATCATCGGCGAAGCCGTCCAGACTATCCTCCGACGCGAGGGCCAAGAAGACGCCTACGAGCGCGTCAAGGCCGTCACCCGCGGCCGGGAGGTTACGATCGAGGACTTTCGATCGATGTTCGACGAACTCGACGTCGACGAGGACGTCCGCGAGGAACTGCACGCGCTCACGCCGACCGGATATACCGGCGTCGCGAGCGAGCTGGTCGACGATCTCACGTAAGCGCGATCCGTCTTCCTCCGGTATTCGTGGACAGTCCGGTCTCCGCGTCGTCCGCTTCCGGTCCCCTCGTGTACTTCGATCGAAAAAACGAAGCTGCTGTTATCCGGATAACACCAATATTATTATATTATCATCTCGCTTTACTCGAATCGATGGCCGCAAAAACGAGGGCGGCGGCTCGCTGCGAGACGTGCGGTCGCGCGTTCGCCGTTTGGCAAACGTCTGATGGGCGGATCATCCCGATCGGGAACGTGGCGGGATGTCCCTGCGGCGAAGGGAATTTTCAGTTGCTGGCGTCGAACGCCGCATAACTCGCCGCCCCACTTTTCCGCGTTCACGCCGTACCCCGGATATGTCCGCGACGCAGGAAGCGGTCCTCGCGATGGAAGCGCTGGGATTGACGGAGTACGAGGCGCGGTGCTTCGTCGCGCTGACTCGGATATCGAACGGGACGGCGAAGGAAGTCGGCCAGGTTGCGGATATTCCTCGATCGCGGGTGTACGACACGATCGAAGGGCTCGAACGAAGGGGGCTCGTCGAGATCCAGCAATCCGATCCGCGGGAGTTCAAAGCCGTACCGATCGAGATGGCAGTACGCCGGATCCGCGAGGACTACGATTCTCGGATAAACGCCGCGGAAAACGCGTTACAACAGGTGGAAGAGCCGGAAACCGATGACGACGAGGGGATGTGGGCGATCACCCAGCCGGACCACGTAACCGAGCGCATCGAACTCTTTCTGGACGCCGCCGAAGACGAGATTCATTACGTCATCGTGACCGAGGAGGTGGTCGAACGATCGATCCTTACACACCTCGACCAGGCTGCTAATCGAGGCGTCGAGGTCGTCGTCGAAGTTTCGACCGACGATCTCGGAGAGCGCCTTCGCGAAGCGGTACCCGACGCGGACGTCGTCGTGGCGAGCGACCTGGAAACGACGAATCCGGTGTACGGGGAGTGGCCCGGCCAACTGCTCATGGTCGACAATCGATCGGTCGTCGCAGCGGGCATCGAAGAGACGGATCTGCCCGACGTAACCCAGGAACTCGCGGTCTGGACGTACGGACGCGACCACGGATTTGCCGTCTGGATACGCGAGCTATTGAACGATCGTCACGAGAAACTGTCAGCGCAATAAAACCCTCGTACGCGCCGCTTCGATCGGCGTCCGAACGGGGAATCGCTCGTCCGCATCGAGCGACGAGTCCCGTCCGCAACCCCCGTCCAGAACCGCACAGCAACCCAGGTCGTCGCGACTCGGACCGGCTACGCCTCGAAAGCTCGCACGTTCTCCGGTTCGATCGAGATGATGACCCGCTCCGTCTGGATCGGGTTCGGGTACTCGTCTTCGCCCATGTACCGCTTGGCCAGTTCGTCGATGTGTTCGCGGGCGTTCTCTGTCGTGATCTCGTCGACCTCGCCCGTCACGGAGAGCATTCGATACGGATTGTCGGGATCGACCATGCTCACTGCGACCCGCGAATCGTTGCGAGCGTTCTTCTCCTTGCGCCGATCGCGTTCGGTGTTGACGAGCAGCCGATCGGCGTCGGCGTCGTAGTCGATCCACACCGGCGTCACGTGGGGCGCACCGTTCGGCAACAGGGTGGAGATGTGCGCGAACGTCTGCTTTTCGAACAGGTTCTGGAAGTCGTCCGGGATCGATGCCATACCTGAACTGAACCATCGCGGTACTAATTCGCGTGCCCTTACGTTGCAACTTGCGAGAACGGCGGGTTCCGGCCCGATCGGAACCGCGGACCGGCGTCGTCCCGGGAAGCGCGGTGATCGGCGGTGCAGCGGGCGCCAACCGAATCCGGAGACCTATCACTTATCACTTATCCTGACTGAGAGGCGAGCATGACGGTCCCGCGACTCGTCCACGTCGCCGACCTCGAGACGATCTACGACGACCCGGAACGGGTTGGCCGATTGGCCGGCGCGGTGCGCGCGCGGCGCGACGATCGGACGCTCGTCGTCGGCGCCGGCGACACGACGGCGCTGGGTGCGCTCGCGTTCGTCAGCGAGGAGGGCCGCGAACTCGCCCGGCCGCTGTACGAGACGATCGATCCCGACGCCGACGTCCTCGGGAACCACGAGTTCGACTACGGCGCGGATCGGGCCGCCGCGTGGGTGCGGACGACGCCGGGACGCCACCTCCTCGCGAACGTCGAGGGACTTCCGGACGGCGCGACGACGCCGAGTGCGGTTGTCGAGGTCGCTGACGCGCGAATCGGCCTCGTCGGCGTCACCGATCCCAGAACCGCCGAGATATCCGGGATCGACCTCGACGTCGAATTCACCGATCCGGTGACGGCCGTTCGCGCGGCGAGCGATCGGCTTCGGTCCCGCGGCTGCGAGCGGGTCGTCGTCCTTTCGCACTGCGGGCCGCTCGATTCGACGATCGCTGCGGAGACCAATGCGGACATCGTCCTCGGCGGCCACGACCACGAGCGCGTCCGTGAACGGGTCGACGGCACGCTCGTCGCGCGCACCGAGGGCGGACAGGCGGGTGCGTTCCAGGTCGTCCGCCTGACCGATCCGCCCGCGGTCGAGGTGTGTGCGATCGACGACGAACCCCGCCACGAACGGATCGAATCGGCCTACCGCGAGCGCTACGACGCCACCGGACTCGCCGACGTCGTGACGACGCTGCCGGAGCCGATCGATCGCGCGACGACGGCGCGGACGGTCGCTCGCGCGTACCGGGAGCGTGGAACTGCCGCCGTCGGTCTCGTGGCTCGAGGGTCCGTCCGCGACGGGCTCCCCGGGGACGTCACGCGCGGAGACGTCATCGGCGTCGTTCCGTTCGGTTCCATGCTACACGTCCACCGCGTCGACGGTCGGACGATGGCGGCGATCGTCGATCGCGGCACGGGGCTGGACCACGAGACGGCGGGGGAGATCGTGGCCGACGGCCCGTCGCGATCGACCGACGGCGGCGCGCTCGTCGAGGGCGAGCCGATCGATCCGGACGGCTCCTACCGCGTCGGCTGTATGAGCTACCTGACGGCGGTCGACGCGATCCCCGAACTCGATTCCGACACGCTCGTCGAGGATCGCGGGCCGCAACACGAGCACGTGCTGGCGTATCTGGAGGGTGAGGGATCGATCGCGGAGCGCTCAACCCGGCGGTAGCTCCGTTACCGATCGAGGTTCCGCGTGAAGACGTGGCTCGCGCGATCCATGGCGACGCGCTCCTCGTAGAACCGGTGGGCCTCTTCGCGCTGTACCCCCGACGACAGGGCGATTTTCTCACATCCCATCCCCTCGGCCCACTCCACGAGGTGCTCGAAGAGGCGCCTTCCGTACCCCTCCGATCGGTGGTCGGCGTCGGTGATCAACTCGCATACCCACAGGTGCCGCCCGTAGTACATGTTGACCGAGACGTCGACGCCCGCGAGCGCGACGAGTTCGTCGTCCGAAAACAGGCCGAACAGCCGGTACCCGTTCTCGGTCATCCGATCGAGGTAGTCGAGGTACGCCGCCTCGTCGAGGTGCGTTCGCAACTGTCGCATCACGGGAAAGGCGCCGATCCACTCGGCTCTGGACGTCAACTCTCGAACCGTCGGCTCAGTCATACCTCCTCCCCCGCCGGGACGGACGATAGTGTTCTCGATCGAGGCGATCGAAACGGCGGTCGCCGGGAACGCGCTACTCGACGATCGCCGCGAGCGTCTCTTCGAGCGCCGCGGCCGCGGCCTCGACGTCCGCGACGCGGACGTACTCCCGGGGGGCGTGGGCGACGGCGCCCTCGTCGTCGGCCAGCACGCCGGGGCCGAAGACGACCGTCGGCGCGTCCGCCGCGAAGTAGGAGGCCTCCGTCGCCGCGGTGAACGGACGGACGTCGCTCTCCGCGGCCTCGGCGAGCAGACTCACGACCGGCGCGTCGGGATCGGTGTCCCAGGCCTCGAGAAACGGCGTCGGCCGATCGGTAAAGCTGAACTCGACGCCGACGTCCTCGGGAACGGTCGTCCGCAGGTGCTCTGTCAGCGCCTCGCGGAACGCCTCGCCCGTCTCCGGAGGGACGCTACGCCGATCGATCGTCAGCCTGCAGTCGGCCGGCACCTGGTTGGTCGACTCCCCGCCTTCGACGACGGTCGGCGTGAGCGTCGCAGCGCCGAGTTGCGGGTGTGTCGGCGGCGCATCGGCGCGCTCGTCGAAGGTTCGGGTCGCCTTCAGCGCGGGCTCGAGCGCCGCGATCACGTTCGTTCCCGACTGCGGCTCGGCGGCGTGGGCGTTCGCGCCGGTGAGGCGAACCGTCCCCTGAAATCGCCCCTTCGCCGCCGTGCAGACGTCGAGACCGGTCGGTTCGCCGACGATCACAGCGTCCGCGCCCGCGGCGATCGATTCGTCGCCGGAGACGAGCGCGTACGCGCCGGTCGAGAGCACTTCCTCGTCGGGAGTGATGGCGAGCGTCACTCGTCCCCGGGACGGATCGATCGCGAAGAAGGCCGCGAGCATCGCCGCGAGCGGCCCCTTCGCGTCGCAGGAGCCGCGTCCGCGGATGACGTCCGCGGCGATTTCGTCGCCGTCACCCGTCTCGCCGTCAGGCCCGCCGCCGTCGCGCTCGAACGGGACGTGCGGCGAGACAGTGTCGATGTGGGTATTCAAAACGACGTGCGCGTCGGCGTTCGCCGGTCCGCGGCGCGCGATCACGTTCCCGTCGTCGTCGACCCGCGGCGCGACGCCCTGCGCTTCGAGCGTCTGGCAGAGGAACTCGCGCATCGGCCCCACGCCATCGTTCGAGGGGTGCCGGACGGCCGTCTCGAGGAAGGCGATCGGATCGAACGGCCGATCGGCCGCGCGCTCGCTCGCGTACTCGTCCGTCTCGGCGTCAGAACCAGTACCGGCGTCGGCGGTGGAATCGCGTCCCGTCACTGTTCTCGAGTCACGTTCTGGTCGGCGATTCGATCGTCATCTCGCCGTCGAACTCGTGTTCGACGGGGCCGGCGAGCGTCGCGTGGCCGCGTTCGTTGAAGCTCACCCGCAGGGTGCCGCCCGGCGGCCGGACGCGGACGGGGTCCGCGTCGGTGAGCCCGAGTCGCCGCGCGACGACGGCGATCGCGACCGCGCCGGTGCCACAGGAGTCCGTCTCGCCCTCCACGCCGCGCTCGTAGGTGCGCTGGAAGAAGCCGCCGTCGCCGTCCGGGCTGGCCACCGTGACGTTCGTCCCGCGGGGAAAGACGTCCGCGTGGCGCACCGGCGGTGCGGCCGCCCCGAGGTCGACCTCGTCGACGTCGTCGACGAACGCGACGGCGTGGGGGACGCCGGTGTTGACCATCGTTACCTCGAGGCCCTCGATCTCGGTCTCGAAGACCTGCTCGTCGGCCTCGACGGGGACCTTCTCGGGGTCGAACGTCGGCGACCCCATCTCGATGACGATGTCGTCCGCGTCCGACCGATCGGCCCGCAGGGTCCCCGCCTGAGTGTCGATCATCACGCTGTCGGAGCCCGTCCGCTCCATCGCCCACTCGGCGGCACACCGGGCGCCGTTGCCGCACATCGGCGCCGTGGCGCCGTCCGGCTGGACCAGCGTCATCACGACGCGCGGCGGGGTGAACCCCTCCTCGAGCGCGAGAAAGAGGACGCCGTCGGCACCGACGCCGTCGTCTCGATCGCACTCGCGTTCCGCGAGCGCGCCCCTGTCGGGGACGGCTTCGTCCGCGTGGATGATTACGAAGTCGTTGCCGGTGCCGTGGTACTTCTGGAATGGGACGGTCATCGTGCTATCGTTCCTCGTGGTCGTTATCGCTCTCTCGGTTCGTTCGCGCGGTCGCGTCTCCCGCGCCGTGCGCGTCGGGCTCCAGGCGGGTCACGTCGTCGAACGTCTCCCGACGCCGGGAGAGTCGCGCCGCGTCGCCGTCGAGGACGATCGAGGCGGGCCGGGGACGCGAGTTGTACTGGGTGGCCATCTCGTAGCCGTACGCGCCGGCGTTGCCGATCGCGAGGACGTCCCCGCGCTCGCTCTTGGGCAGTTCGCGGTCCGCACAGAAGACGTCGCTGCTCTCGCAGATCGGGCCGCTGATCGTCTGCGGGGTCGTTCCGCGTGCCGGCGCCGCCGCGGACTCGGCCGGTGCGGTGTCCGCCGTCAGATTTCGGATCGGGTGGTAGGAGCCGTACATCGCGGGTCGAATCAGCGTCGTCATCCCTGCGTCGACGCCGACGGCGGTCGTCTCCCGGGCGTCCTTGACGGTGTTGACTTCGGTCAGCAGGACGCCGGCGTCGGCGACGAGATACCGGCCCGGCTCGATCGTCAGCGCCGCGTCGATCCCGCCGATCGCCTCGCGTGTCGCCTCGGCGACGGCCTCCAGATCGAGCGGCTCCTCGTCCTCGTGGTAGGGGACGCCGAAGCCGCCGCCGACGTCGACGAACTCGAGGCCGTCGCCGTCGAGTTCCCGGTTCACGTCTCTCGCCAGGTCACCCATCCGCGAGACGAACTTCCGGTGGGCCTCCAACTGGTCGCTCGAGACGCCGGAGCCGACGTGGGCGTGGATTCCGACCACGTCGATACCACGACCGGCGGCGTCCGAGAGGACCTCGACGGCGCGCTCGATCGGCACGCCGAACTTCGGTTCGGCGCCCGTCTCTACTTTCTCGTGGTGGCCGGCGCCGATGCCGGTGTTGACCCGAAGACAGAGCCGGCCGTCGTAGCCGCGATCGGCGAGGCGATCGATCGTGTCCTCGGCCCCGGCGGTGATCGTCAGGTCGGGGTGGTCCGCCCAGGCGTCGACGATCCAGTCGAGGTCGCGAGCGGGCGGGTTGACCGCGGTGTAGTGGACGTCGGCGCCCGGCGCGCCGGCCTCGAGCGATCGCTTGACCTCGCCGGCAGAGGCGCACTCCAGCCCGGCGCCGGCCTCGTGGACCGCCGCGAGGACGCCCCGAACCGCGTTCGCCTTCACCGCGTACATGATCTCGGCGTCGGGAAACGCCACCTCGACGCGCCGGTGGTTCTCCCGGACGCGATCGAGGTCGAGGACGTACAGCGGCGAGCCGTAGTCGTCGACGAGCGCCTGCAGCCGATCGGCGTCCCAATCGTCGAGCCGCCGGACTGCGGGATTCTCGCCGCCACCGTCGCTGCCGTCACCGTCGGAACGTACGTTCGATCTCTCGCCGTCCGCGGACTCACTCACTCTCTCAGCACCTCCTCGCGTTCCGTCGCTTCGAGCGTCTCCGTTTCGAGGTCGGTCGCGACGACGGCAGGCTTGTACGCGCCACCGTCGAAGAGGTCGTGGCCGCTGATCGAGGACTCGACGAAGCGGGTAAACGCGCGCCGATCGGCCGGAAGCTCACCGTACAGTACTTCATCCTCGACGAGGTCGTAAACGGGGATTCGCGGCGTCAGCAGGGTGTTCTCGCCGACGACGCTGTTCTCCCCGACGACGAAGCCGCTGGTGACGCGGCAGCCGGCGCCGAGCGAGACGTCGTCTTCGACGATGACCGGCGCGTTTTCGACGGGTTCGAGGACGCCGCCGATCAGCGTGTTCGCCCCCAGCTTGACGTTTTCGCCGATCTGGGCGCAGGAGCCGACCGTGTCACAGGAGTCGACGAGCGTGCCGTCGCCGACGTAGGCGCCGATGTTGACGAACGCTGGGCTCATCAGGATGCAGTTCGAGCCGACGTGCGCGCCCTGGCGGACGACCGTACCGTCCGGCGTGTTGCGGCTGCTCCGATCGCCGTAGCCGCTCGTATCCGCCAGCGGGAGGACGTCGTTGTAGGTGACGCCACCGTGTTCGTACTGACCGATCGATCGGAGGCCGAAGTTGAGCAGGATGCCCTGCTTGACCCACTCGTTGGCCTCCCACGCGTCAGTGCGCTTCTCGGCGGCGCGGATCTCGCCGGCCTCGAGCGCGTCGAGGAACGCCTCGAGCGTCGCGTACTCGTCCTCGCCGGCCGAGTCAGCGCCGACTTCGCCGTCGTTATACTGTGTCCACAGTTGTTCGATTTCGTCCTGTAGTGCACTCATTCGCTGATCACGTCCGAAAACTCGTAACGCCTCGCCTTCCGTCCTGCGATCCAGACCGCCGCGTCGACCGCGCCGGCGGCGAAGACGCCCCGGTCCTCGGCGCGGTGGGTGAGCCGGACCTCCTCGTGATTGCCCGCGAGGACGATCTCGTGTTCGCCCGTAACGTTCCCGGCGCGGAGCGCGTGGACGCCGATCTCGGCACCGTCGCGCGGATCGTCACCCTCGCGGCCGTGGGTTCGGCCGCTGAAGTCGCCGTTGGCTTCGATCTCCTCAAGCAGCCGATTCGCGGTGCCGCTCGGCGCGTCGCGCTTCGCATTGTGGTGCGTTTCGACGAGTTCCACGTCGTAGCCCGGTAGGCTCCGCACCGCTTCGCCGACGACGTTCAACAGGGCCTGCACCCCGCGGGCGAAGTTCGGCGCGCGGAGGACGGGGATCTCGTCGCCCGCGGCGTCGATCGCCCCGCGTTGGTCCTCGTCGAACCCGGTCGTCCCCGTGACGAACGCGACGCCCGCGTCGGCGCACGATAGAGCGTAGTCGACGGCGGAGTCGGGGCCGGTGAAGTCGACGACGACCGTCGGTTCCCGATCGACCAGCAGCGAGTCGAACTCGGATGCCGGCTCGACGGCTACGCCGTCGACGGTCTCGTCGCCCGGATCGCGGTTGACGGCGAAGACGACCTCGCAGTCCTCGTGATCGGCCGCCGCGGCGATCACTTCCCGTCCCATCCGGCCCGTCGCGCCGGTGACGCCGAGCCGGACCGTCATCGATCGCCTCCCGCGTCGGCGCTCGCGACGGTCACGGACTCGTCTTCGAGGTCCGCGAGGACGCGTTCGAGGCCCTCCCGGTACTCGTCGGCGAGGCGGGTGAGCGGCGGGCGCAGGCGGGCGGGGCCGTAGCCGCGTATCTGCATGGCTTCCTTGACCGGGATGGGGTTGGTCTCGACGAACAGTTCCCTGAACAGGGGGCCGAGTTCGTGGTGGAGTTCGCGGGCCTGCTCGTAGTGGCCGTCGAGCGCCGCGCCGACCATCGCGCACGTGCGCTCGGGTTCGA
It includes:
- a CDS encoding 2,3,4,5-tetrahydropyridine-2,6-dicarboxylate N-succinyltransferase; the protein is MSALQDEIEQLWTQYNDGEVGADSAGEDEYATLEAFLDALEAGEIRAAEKRTDAWEANEWVKQGILLNFGLRSIGQYEHGGVTYNDVLPLADTSGYGDRSSRNTPDGTVVRQGAHVGSNCILMSPAFVNIGAYVGDGTLVDSCDTVGSCAQIGENVKLGANTLIGGVLEPVENAPVIVEDDVSLGAGCRVTSGFVVGENSVVGENTLLTPRIPVYDLVEDEVLYGELPADRRAFTRFVESSISGHDLFDGGAYKPAVVATDLETETLEATEREEVLRE
- the dapB gene encoding 4-hydroxy-tetrahydrodipicolinate reductase → MTVRLGVTGATGRMGREVIAAAADHEDCEVVFAVNRDPGDETVDGVAVEPASEFDSLLVDREPTVVVDFTGPDSAVDYALSCADAGVAFVTGTTGFDEDQRGAIDAAGDEIPVLRAPNFARGVQALLNVVGEAVRSLPGYDVELVETHHNAKRDAPSGTANRLLEEIEANGDFSGRTHGREGDDPRDGAEIGVHALRAGNVTGEHEIVLAGNHEEVRLTHRAEDRGVFAAGAVDAAVWIAGRKARRYEFSDVISE